A region from the Gemmatimonadaceae bacterium genome encodes:
- a CDS encoding thiolase family protein, whose translation MTELREAVIVSAVRSPVAKGKKDGALASVHPTELSAWVMRAAVQKAGVDPTTIDDIFWGCAMPEASQGLNVARLASLRAGFPVAVPSATINRFCSSGLQTVALAAQQIMTDMGDIVIAGGVEMMSQVPMSGYYTRLAPELTESYIGMGFTAERVAERWHVSREDQDRWALGSQQKATNAWRSGAFAKQIAPIPVTKTTWEGASKEACSSEVTRDELLRPETTLEGLAKLKPAFKVKGTVTAGNSSPYSDGAAALVLMSRERATALGIKPLARFITFATAGVEPEVMGIAPIKAVPKAFKRAKMSMKDIDLIEFNEAFASQVVAVVRELKMSEDKVNVNGGAIALGHPLGATGAKLTTQLVHELGARGGGVGLVTMCIGGGMGGAGLFEVYPA comes from the coding sequence GTGACTGAACTCCGAGAAGCCGTAATCGTGTCCGCCGTGCGGTCGCCGGTGGCGAAAGGGAAGAAAGATGGCGCGCTCGCGAGCGTGCATCCCACCGAGCTCTCGGCGTGGGTCATGCGCGCGGCGGTGCAGAAAGCAGGTGTCGATCCCACCACGATCGATGACATTTTCTGGGGCTGCGCGATGCCGGAAGCGTCGCAGGGACTCAACGTGGCGCGGCTCGCATCGTTGCGCGCGGGCTTTCCGGTCGCGGTGCCATCGGCGACGATCAACCGGTTCTGCTCTTCCGGATTGCAGACGGTCGCGCTCGCGGCACAGCAGATCATGACGGACATGGGCGACATCGTGATCGCGGGCGGCGTCGAGATGATGAGCCAGGTGCCGATGTCCGGCTATTACACCAGGCTCGCGCCGGAGCTGACGGAGTCGTACATCGGCATGGGTTTCACCGCCGAGCGCGTCGCCGAGCGCTGGCACGTGTCGCGCGAGGATCAGGATCGCTGGGCGTTAGGCAGCCAGCAAAAGGCGACGAACGCGTGGCGGAGTGGCGCGTTTGCCAAACAGATCGCGCCGATTCCAGTGACGAAAACGACGTGGGAAGGAGCGAGCAAGGAAGCGTGCAGCTCCGAGGTCACGCGCGACGAGCTGCTGCGTCCCGAGACGACATTGGAGGGGCTCGCGAAGCTGAAACCCGCGTTCAAGGTGAAGGGTACGGTGACGGCGGGCAACTCGAGTCCCTATTCGGATGGCGCCGCGGCACTTGTCCTGATGAGCCGCGAGCGCGCGACCGCGTTAGGCATCAAACCGCTCGCGCGTTTCATCACCTTCGCCACAGCGGGTGTCGAACCGGAGGTGATGGGTATCGCGCCGATCAAGGCCGTGCCGAAGGCGTTCAAGCGCGCCAAGATGTCGATGAAGGACATCGACTTGATCGAGTTCAACGAGGCGTTTGCGTCGCAGGTGGTCGCCGTGGTGCGCGAGCTGAAGATGTCCGAGGACAAGGTAAACGTGAACGGCGGTGCGATCGCACTCGGTCACCCGTTAGGTGCAACGGGTGCGAAATTGACGACGCAACTGGTGCATGAGCTCGGGGCGCGAGGCGGAGGCGTCGGGCTCGTGACGATGTGCATCGGTGGGGGAATGGGAGGGGCGGGGTTGTTCGAGGTCTATCCGGCGTGA
- a CDS encoding aminopeptidase P N-terminal domain-containing protein, which translates to MTRRPHALAILTVLLLAPLAATPAQFATTEYAQRRAALLAQIADGVVLALGAHEPAQDYLSFYQTPSFNYLTGLVEPDAALVIVKSGGSVTSTLFVEPRIPAREVWVGTRLGVDGAQRRTALPTREIGDLAQVLDSLSSSGLPWYVVGDFSTEDPGSGLTPDQQFVSAFRSRHPAIVVKNATPHVLQLRATKSPAELALIRQAAEITARAERDAMQALAPGMNEFEIQALVEYTFRRNGAERPSFASIIGSGPNATALHYNLDDRFIEGGDIVVMDIGASYKGYAADVTRSIPANGTYSPEQRAIYQIVRDAQGSAERQAKLGAPAHFMSDSATAVLAAGLTRLGLIEAPGASYDCDAGGQTAQCPQYDLYYMHGLGHGIGLEVHDPDQAEIAPGDAFTIEPGIYVRSDVLDVLPQTPRNRALIAKLRPAVNRYRNIGIRIEDDYIATPNAVEWISRAPREMAEIEAIMKTPRSTRASRDSALIERYRRP; encoded by the coding sequence ATGACTCGACGGCCTCATGCTCTCGCCATTCTCACCGTCCTCCTCCTCGCGCCGCTCGCTGCGACGCCCGCGCAATTCGCGACGACCGAGTACGCCCAGCGACGCGCGGCACTGCTAGCGCAGATCGCCGACGGCGTCGTCCTCGCGTTAGGCGCCCATGAGCCGGCGCAGGATTATCTTTCCTTCTACCAGACGCCGTCGTTCAATTATCTCACCGGCTTGGTCGAGCCCGACGCCGCGCTCGTGATCGTCAAGTCCGGCGGGAGCGTCACGAGCACGCTCTTCGTCGAGCCGCGCATTCCCGCGCGTGAAGTCTGGGTCGGCACGCGCCTCGGCGTCGACGGTGCGCAGCGCCGCACTGCCTTACCGACGCGAGAAATCGGCGATCTCGCCCAGGTTCTCGATTCGCTCAGCTCCTCGGGATTGCCCTGGTACGTCGTCGGCGACTTCTCGACCGAGGATCCAGGAAGCGGCCTCACGCCCGACCAGCAATTCGTCTCGGCGTTCCGCAGCCGGCATCCTGCGATCGTCGTGAAAAACGCGACGCCGCATGTCCTGCAGCTCCGCGCCACGAAGTCGCCGGCCGAGCTCGCGCTCATCCGTCAAGCCGCCGAGATCACCGCGCGCGCCGAGCGCGACGCGATGCAGGCGCTCGCGCCGGGAATGAACGAATTCGAAATCCAGGCGCTCGTCGAGTACACCTTTCGACGCAACGGCGCCGAGCGGCCCTCCTTCGCGTCGATCATCGGCTCGGGACCTAACGCGACGGCGCTGCACTACAATCTCGACGACCGCTTCATCGAGGGCGGGGACATCGTCGTGATGGACATCGGCGCTTCGTACAAAGGGTACGCCGCCGACGTCACGCGGTCGATCCCGGCAAACGGAACGTACTCGCCCGAGCAACGCGCGATCTACCAGATCGTGCGCGACGCGCAGGGGTCCGCGGAACGACAGGCCAAACTCGGCGCGCCTGCGCATTTCATGTCCGACTCCGCGACGGCGGTCCTCGCCGCCGGCCTAACGAGGCTCGGTCTCATCGAGGCACCGGGGGCGAGCTACGATTGCGACGCCGGCGGCCAGACGGCGCAATGTCCGCAGTACGACCTGTACTACATGCACGGACTCGGACACGGCATCGGCCTCGAGGTTCACGACCCGGATCAGGCGGAGATTGCCCCCGGCGACGCGTTCACGATCGAGCCCGGCATCTACGTCCGCAGCGACGTGCTCGACGTCCTTCCCCAGACACCGCGCAATCGCGCCTTGATCGCGAAACTCCGGCCAGCCGTCAACCGCTACCGCAACATCGGCATTCGCATCGAGGACGACTACATCGCGACACCGAATGCTGTCGAATGGATCTCGCGCGCGCCGCGCGAAATGGCGGAGATCGAAGCGATCATGAAGACTCCGCGCTCCACGCGCGCATCGAGAGATTCGGCGCTCATCGAGCGATACAGGCGGCCTTGA